The genomic segment CATGGGAAGAAGAAATAAGAAGATGGATCTTTGACTAACGATGAGTTTAGTGAAAAGGTTTTGGATAGGAGGCAGAAGAGGAGGAAGGTTGCTGCATAGGTTTACTTAAGACTGCTGCATAAGTTATTTAGGAAGCTTTAGGAAAGgatattagatttttttttttattttgtctaTACTCTAGACTAGATCAGCTTTTGGAAATGATGACCAATAGTTAGTTAGATACTTGTATATGTTAAATTGCTACTATTGTAAGACCTTGGTTACTTAAGACTATTTTATAAATCTTTTGATctttcttgtgttctttatctgTATATATTTACTTAGTTTTCGGGGATATTTTAATAGTAACCAAGTACTTTGTTTGGTCTTCATCTTATATACAAAAGGGTAGTTGGTTACCTTTGGTgcttgatgtttttttttttttgtggcaatTGTTAGAGCAAAGTACCCagtttcttgtttttcttttggtATTTCACGTTTaatgattatatattataatattctaCTTTTTAAAGCAACTGAGATATTTTAATGGTAACCAGGTACTTAGTTTGATCTTCATCTTATATACAAGTGGTAACAGGTTATTTTTGGTGCTTGAtgtttttgctatttttttttttttttttgtggcaatTGTTAGAGCAAAGTACATAGTTTCTTGTTTAAATTTTACGTATTTCacgtttaataattatatatgttaTCCCCATTCTctgcatgggctcggggccttcgtccaggcccattgtcaagggccatgtaagcatgcgggcccggcccaaggccttgTGGTACGGAGAGCGTCCAGGGGAGAGGGGGTACGGACCGGGGATGCATGTCTGAGCCCATTTGAAGGGTCCGACatgtccctccgggtccgtcCTCCGGGACAATGGTCCGGGTGACGTACAGAGCGTTCGGACCCCCGCGGCCTACGTGTCCAGGTCCCGGACCCtgatacggtccgggcctgtggtaaatgaagcgggataaaggtaaacggacccggaTCACTTCACCCCCGGTTGAAGGggtcaagcgtccaggaccctgaagtcgccccactccgcgtgggcgttgtccccacttttcacctgcagaaaaggccacctcgggattgcatgcCGTTGTTTCAGGACTGCGCtgtcaagtactctgactggtcttgtctcctgaatctgcctcgtaactcgaaatgtccagaccaaaagcactgttttgtcgggcgagatacaGCTCTGaggtcaacctgttgggccttagctggctTGGAATTCATGTATTTTGGACCTTATGTATTGGGCCTCTGCTAGAAAGGCCAGGAATTTCCCTATCTccaatgggcccgggtcatacccggcctaGACCCGGtcttcccataagcctataaatataagctacagaataCTGTAAAAGGGGTCTCTTCACCGAAAAAGTAtagaaactctgtcaaaatagagggAAACCCTATTGTGAaaggttcttcaagctctaataatatagactcgtggactaaggctagttaacgccccaaccacgtaaaaactcccTGTTACTCATCTGCTTTCATTATAATTATCGTATTAATAATagttattaatagagttgccgaaaatctcggttaacaatatataatatatattccaCTTTTTAAAGCAACTGGGATATATTAAATGTAACCAGGTACCCAACTGCATCTTCATGTTATATACAaagaggtaactggttacctttggtaaccaattacccagaatgttgtgtttaaattttaaaaaacatGTTTTTCGTGTGTTGGTGGTATAAATATATAACAGGCAACAAAAAAACCAACAATTTATTCTAAAATAAATTTCATATGTTTGTGTAATCATTCAATGTATTTGAATTTGTAACAGACTTAATATAATACTCAatcaaaattatgaatatgaaaGTCACTCCTTTAATGAATGAAGCTATGACAGGGTTGTTTTGCTGCAAAATATCAAGCTATGTCTTTTGCTTTTATTGCTTGTTTGCCTTGTCAATTGGAGGATTCCTGCAAGTCTTCCTGTTATGTCCTGGTTGGTCACATTTCCCACAGGTGATTATTACTTTTGGTTCCCCTCTtgatcttattattttctttcttggtCTTCCTGTAGGGATTGTTGCCTTTGGAGGGAGCACCACTATGTCCAAGTGTTGTGGGAGATTTCATTCATCTTTATGGGGCAAAGGATGAACATTTTCTTAATACAATGCTTTCAACGTTTCTGTTTTGTAAAACTTTGCACAGTAATCATACACTCCCAAGTTCCTCTTTGCAATTACAGCTACTACATGCCCACAAGGCATTTCATCTTCTTGAAACCTATTACAAGTACATGTTCTATTGTGTATATTTACTGTGAAATTAGTCCCCTTTTCACCACGAACTTGATATTCTATTGGGTTGAAAGGAAAGACCTGAAAATATTTTTGCATGaattagaataaaataataaacaatttaTGTACAATTAACATTGAAGGTAACCTATTCCCCCTCTGTGTagcttattgttttttttttttgctgttacgtaaggtaactggttaccatccACTTACAAATTAAAGAATAGTAAGAATAAGTTTAGCTGCATACCTCATACTTCATTTTTTAAACAATGTCATGTCTTAACTCATTTCCTGTTGCTGTAGAGACTTTAGTGAATGTTCCGTTTGCATTATTTGAGTTGTTCCAAACCCACTTTTGAACCAAACTTCTAAGGCATTCAACCAAGATATCAATAGGGAGATTTCTTGCAGCTTTTAATGCAGTGTTGAGCGATTTTGCGATGTTGGATGTCATCATGGTGTATCTTTTTGTTGGTGAGTATGATCTTGCCCAAGTTTCATACTTGGATTTCTCTAAATAGGGTCTAATGCGCCTGTCAAGTCTATCAAGGCCTCTCATGTAGTGTTCACATTATGTTTTTGTGTATGCTTTTGCTACTGCAGTGAAATTCGTTTGTAGCTCTTCTCCATGGCTTCCATACTTGCTTTTCAAATTATTGAGCAAGTGAAACATGCAAGCTACATGGAAAGCATTTGGGTACACCATATGTACTGTATTGTCTATGCTCTTGTGTCTGTTggaaactgtaatgccccaaatttcctaataaggtttaggaccttgattaggaggccaggatggccataattgatttattatggtatttaatgactatatgcatgtttatgtgaattatattattatatgatggtgaatgcatgcaaatgggctcatattttaattgcaagggcattttggtaattttgtcgttgggggcgtgattgtgtaattttatgcatttgAGTGagttataattttaccacattatatgtggattggttcgagccatttgacatgagacgatcatgagatgcaagttttcggtctagtcataacgggattaagttcgaggctcggggtgagtctcggggtcatttgatgattagaacattaccgtgaattaaagggtaatggggtatgatttattggcatttgagattgttgagattaacgggaattggagagagttaattataattaacggtataggttggaaatgacgaatttacccttgggagtgtttagaagcttttaaattggcctaggggcattatggtcttttgaccttaaggattggcTTCAGCTTTTGagttttagaaggctgtagaatcgTTGAAAAAACAGAGCATATttatcctcatctctctccctcaccgtgcaccatttctcttccttctccctttggaattttgagagccaacttgagggaacaagctaggaaatcaaggtttgggcttagggacttgattcagctattgaaggggattgaaaaccaagcttgaggtaaggaaactcagccatgaaagtctggttatactctgttttggtgttaAATTTCaacttgtgatttcttggtggttagttggaattaatggaaggtTTGATTAGGGTTTATCTTGGGTCTTGCtaagggagtgttatagatcaagtttaggggttgtattggaggtttgagtggtgtttaaacttggtttgaagggttggttccaagagaaaacgcgagggaagaaaaacaggggttttggttgaactgggggttgcgccgcggcatggccagggagagccgcggcccttggagtaagctgggtttgggcgcctctgtatggggggcgggccgcggcatggccaaggagggccgcggcccttaaggtcaattttgctaaaaacatgttttttagcttggggattcaagccataggcctcggggttgaacctagtacccggttaagtggggattgatgtcccggaggctagatattgatttgggaacccatgttggtcatttttattaatggtatcctgtatgtttggttatgactaggtgaccgctaaaggactaaaagctgatcgttctcaaaggtcgtttcttttattaattctcgctcgaacccaaggtaagaaaactgcaccccatatgtgacatgcgtggctatgattgatgcatgttggatgtttaaatgtaaacattgatagcataatgaatgcttggcaatcttgcccacttgcatatgattattcttgaggcatgctggatgattaagtgtgatgcgtGTGATAcacgagaaatatgtgattagggcatgccgtgaataatgaatatgagattggtcagagcttgagtctctgaatttgttcatgatcataattatgctagcaactgtttagtaagcatgctgaatgccctgttcttggataattggcatatgatacacattgatagcattgcttacttgtgcatggaactgactaattagtcaggtttggcaaaggtgctagtaccaactgtgaagccgtgactcactagtcaggttcggcagtggtgctgggcactggtcacgcactgactaattagtcagatctggcaaaggtgctagtatcaactgtgaagctgtgactcactagtcaggttcggcagtggtactgggcactggtcacacagggctgactcactagtcagaattggcaaaggtgttagtatcaactgtgaagctgtgactcactagtcaggttcggcagtggtactgggcactggtcacattgtgctaactcactagtcatgacaaccttAGTGTGTAGTGCAAattatgtcgattggacctaattgaccctctgcattgaatgactcaaagagcattaatgcaggactgacctcaagttcgatgaatataaacaagcatttatctagccaagggctagccatgtagagccattgcgggaaatgggcactgggcccctagtgacttggttgtcagtcactcagtatggtttactagaacctcaagtgatattcactcatctgatcagagctatgagctctgcatgatcattttgatcatcatatgcatggcttgggcactgaggccccagtgacttgcttgttggtcactcagcatggtttatcagaacctctagtgttacgacactcatctgattaggattgactttatagtcctccaatcagaaggccaggacttcttgtcctagataccccagcatctgCTTGAATCCATTTGCATGTTGAgtagagctatgattgctaggcatgccagatatgatttgatatcatgatatgactgtttatgagcatatgagttttcttgctgggcttcggctcacgggtgctttgtggtgcaggtagaggcaagaggaagttggaccatccttgagttggagagcttaggtgatgacgtgtacatatgcagctgctcgaccaatacttgggcgaggtttgaaagtggaactagggctgaaccttgttttgccgcttagaccggcctgttgtaaacactttcttgtaatagactctgaaattatatttttgggatcccaatgtatacagtaaacgttctagtgaaacgttatatcttaaccaaagtttttaacccctaaaccgctaatcacacttagttacacgtttatggccaaacgactcgattaacgagtttagcactgtttgcaatgtgcactgtagcggtccctggagttggggcgttacagaaacAATAGCCAATCctgtgaaggtaactagttactttaaTAAGATACTAAACAAAATAGCATGTATGTGTGTATTGGGTTTGGGTAACCAGTTCCTTTTTCTATGTAAACAAGAATATATAATTGAAGTTATTATACCTTCGGGTTCTCCATACATGTCTCTTAGTTTGGAGAAGAACCAAAGCCACGAGTTATCATTTTCAGAGTCTACTATTCCAAAAGCCAAGACAAAAATGTTGTTGTTTGAATCTAACATTGATGCTGAAAATAAGGTACCTCCATGTGCATTTTTCAAgaaagttccatcaacaacaattatAGGCCTCAAGTATCTCCAGCCCTTGATTGAGTTAGTGTAAtaccctgaaatccctaatgtggtttaatggctggattagtaggccgggatggctataactgtttaattatgccattaaacgattatgtgcatgtttatgtgaattatattataatatgatgttatatgcatgcatgtgggtccgcatttgattattagggtgctttggtaatttggcccgttgagggcatatttgtgtattttggtgcatattgtgagttatggatgagatcccattattatggagatatattcgagctatttggcaagagacggtcttatatttcaaattagtggttttgtcataacggggtcttttattgggatattgagtaatgagaatgttatttgatgataaaatgggagttattgagatcaggaggaaattctgggagttttgactacaatgtccccgagggtgttttcgggactctgagcactaggttttatttgaggttacttaagcttgaagtagcttgtcagatagaaccgtccGTTAGAAAAccctttctctcttcccgttagttcattttaccgttcgaggcattttcgaagaaatcttgagttctaggagtcggaatcaagtgaggatcaaggcatagtgatcctaggaaggattagaagcttcttgaccgaaggatttgacgagaaacaacccaattgaagggaatttaagttttaagttttgagtttttagagtttctaagcttcgaattggattttgtgaatcgttgagtttttggttcgtttgagcctcgggatttgatggttttggatcattgggaactttgatttttggatttggaagtgtttaggtatgtttttgggaggtttgggatgaaggaaatcgggtttatggctggttctgggtggggggccgcgaccctagctcgaagaagtaggtggaggcattttggccttgctgggtgtcgcggccctgtgtatggggcgccgtggcccttgctccTGATGTGGCTGGGGGTTGCGGCTCAAGGGGCTAGGGCCACGGCTCTTGGGTAGTTTTTTTCCCACtgcccggattagtggggattgatgtcccggaggctagatcctgatttgggaacctttgttattcattttattgatggtgacccatatttggttatgactaggtgactgctaaaggactaaaagtcatatcgttctcaagggtcgttcttttattcattctcgctcgaatcaaaggtaagaaaattgcgccctgtgtatatgacatgcatgattgttgttgaggcatgttggttgataaatgtggacattgcttgcatattaaatgcttagcagagcttgcttacttgtgtatggcactgattagtcagggatgacaatggtcgcatattactgacctgtgagtcagaaacggcataagcgtcctgaacgtagggccgataaaagattagatctaattgatatcagcattgaatgactatgggagcattgatgctggaccgaccctaaggtcgatgaaacttataagcgcttgtagagtccaagaactttacttagctaagttagatagtagtataatagtaataatagcatTACCtctatgactgtggatttttggttcaggccgggatttatttggacactcatagtagtacttgtagattttctaagtttaacctatagtttaggaatattaattttaacctaaggtttgattaatatgactgatattgaggataatatttaatatactataaggtttagataagaaccaataagataatagcacatgtcatgcataggtttattaatgattaagtatttttggggaataaatctattaaggttaaaatttgaaaaccctagggtcagtcagcaactttgaaaacgttagaaggcttagtcaaggctgtttactcaatttaaattaagctaaaaatgtgtaatttcgtgtttaaatattcagcgtatgccgatatatcgcagctatagggggcgatatatcgcagcacgaagatacaaaaaacacgaaacgttgcacgattgcctcgggcatactggcccaggcgatatatcgcctacagggggtgatatatcgcccctctcagcatattttgaaagttttcaaaaacgttctccattcaaaccttcaacttcttgataagtccagcacctttctgaacgagtcttcctcctctgctgaacgataattcaaattattttcacttaaaagccattatttttattcaagttaaatgaagatcttttcattcctaaactctataaataggacctagtacccagccatttattcatctattactctaagttcagaggctgcaagttgctaggtgagtgtgagagtgtaaacacttgggttgggaattataagcttgatcattataagcttatcaaacacgtggggaagtaaggtttattcacatttcgattcaaggtttagattgatcatagaagtactcaaggtatcccaaactctagtccatttctgtattatgttctttaaagttctcatagtcttctattcattctaaccttattcttattcttggttaggaaatccaagttcttaagcacaaggtttttggtaagtatattttgatagcatagttcctttttcactttcatcccttttcttcaatatactcaccatattataaatggtttttaggagtgttccaaggtcccaaatcagttctcatatcccggttattttggtaaggaaaataggataggacttatgtgttatatgcttttatatgttatcttatgattttatgttatgtaatatgttatgttaagtatgattgtagacttgggcatatgacctatacaactaacaagccccaaatagattatgggcatatgacttgcttagctagcaagaccccactaatctaatgggcatatgacttgtttagtttatgggaccccaagtaataatgaccattatagtatgtatgtgacataagtgttatagtatgtttttatgttgcattatgaatttttatgtatatggctatatgttagattttccttgctgggcattagactcattccttttatgtttatatgtgcaggaaaatagctatagtggcgggaaagattcgtggatgcttggggaatgtgtattgaggcggaatggattcaaggagtcgagagtttcgattttcgaggatgaagtctttgttttatggtttatgtgtatttttctgcacctatttatgtaatctccttTTTATTACAATTCAGTTATGTTTTTacttttttaaaacaatgggatcccatatcctgctttgagtttatgtaagtttaacatttgttttttacaagtttttaataaagtatgattctttcacttgtaagtattattagggattagtgtctatgcttaagttttcattaatggtccatagTCTAGAGTATTTGGGTCAATACAGTGCTTGACTaatctaagactagttactcaaagccaggacctgaggcctaggtgactgcttgtcacatggctagggagcggaatcctatggttatgactctatggtcatgaggtaggttttGTTGGTGACCAATCttcatgcacctatcatgtttaagctagtgaaaggttaacttatttgtaaagccccgacgaccctatcgtcacatggctagagggaatcggaacccaccttagtgacttttgcgactgtcactcatctgttttggactgaaagtcctgaatgatgattatgatcattgttgatactatattcatgatatattgtgttttcttgctgggctttggctcatgggtgctatgtggtgcaggtaaagggaaagaaaagctcactcagccttgagtggagagattaggtggtgttgtgtacatatgcagccgcttgaccaccacggccaaggagttctcagaggaacgatgggtttaccctatttttgccgcttaggtcggcgagtttgtaaACTTGaaactgtaatggccattttgagttgtaaataacttgtaaatgttttgatgggcccatgaacagttttgtgttctacataaaatatataatttccttttgattggttttccaccttagcctgttaataacacttagaagcacgtttttaaccaaaggactcgggtagcgagttaaatttctggttcaccgtaactgttctggggtaaccaaggcgttacagttAGAGAAAGCTATGAATACGTATTTGAATTTATTTTCCTTGTCTGTGAGTAGGTGTGTTATTGTTTTTGGATTTGCTTGCTTCAACATGTAAAGATACATCCGGAaacagcgccaaaaacttgttgtgaaaatttaattaatttaaatacgcaagtgtacgtaatcacacaagtaatacagtgataa from the Humulus lupulus chromosome X, drHumLupu1.1, whole genome shotgun sequence genome contains:
- the LOC133806639 gene encoding uncharacterized protein LOC133806639 is translated as MRGLDRLDRRIRPYLEKSKYETWARSYSPTKRYTMMTSNIAKSLNTALKAARNLPIDILVECLRSLVQKWVWNNSNNANGTFTKVSTATGNELRHDIVFPFNPIEYQVRGEKGTNFTVNIHNRTCTCNRFQEDEMPCGHVVAVIAKRNLGVYDYCAKFYKTETLKALY